The genomic stretch AAGCCATCCGCCGAATCCTGAAATCACTGGTGCGCATCCTGCACCGGAAGGGCGTGGCTTTTGGTGAATTCAGCCAGATTGTAAAACAAATCTATGTTGAGGTATCGGAAGAAGTATTAGTAGTAGCAGGTGAGCGCCCCACAACCTCAAGAATTGCCATTGTCACTGGTCTCACCCGTAAGGAGGTTGCCCAGTTACGACTGGGTGAGGTCGAGAAGGGGCATTCCCCGACCGGTGGTTATAACCGGGGGGCACGGGTGATGACGGGTTGGCTGCACGATACCGAGTTTCTGGATGCGTCGGGTAAAGCGGTGCGGCTGCCGTTACAGGGTGATACCGGCAGTTTTGCGGCGTTGGTCAGCCGTTACAGTGGGGATATGCCGTACCGGGCGATGTTGCAGGAAATGGTACGGGTGGGCGCTGTTGAGGTGGATGAGGCATCGGCCTCTGTGCAATTACTGGGTTCTGGTTACATCCCGCATGGGGATGAGTCTGAAAAGTTTTCGATTCTGGGCACGGATGCCGCTGCCTTGATTGCCACCATTGACCATAATCTCACCACGCAAGAGCGTAGCCAATTGTATTTCCAGCGCAAGGTCAGTTACGACAATTTGCCTGAAGAAGCCTTACCCGCTTTCAAAGCGATGGTGGAGAAGGATGGCTTGGGCTTACTGATCAAGTTCAATGAATGGCTTGCCACCCAGGATAGGGACAGTAACCCGCAGGCAGGTGGAACCGGGCAGATGCGTGCCGGGGTAGGCATTTACTATTTCGAGGAGCCGGTTGCGGTGCAGCCAGAAGCGGATAAGAGGATTGAGGATGAAAATTAGGGCGATGGTTGTTTCCATGTTGCTAGCTGTGCTGCTGGTGGCGTGTGTTGGCAGTAATTCACTCCAGCTTGCCACGGGCGGGATTGGGGGAACCGGGATTGCTTCAGGGCCGATTACCGGGTTCGGTAGCATTTTCGTCAACGGTGTTGAATATGAGATCGACACAGCCACGCTGACCCGTAATGGGCATCCTGCCACCGGGCAAAATGAATACCGTATCGGCGAATACGTGGTGGTCAAAGGCACGGTGAATGCCGATGGCCTGACAGGCACAGCGACCGAAGTGGCGTTCAGCAATGAGTTGGAAGGCACAGTGACCGCCGAAACGACTGATGGTGTTTCTATCGGCATTATGGGGCAGGTGATCCGCACGAATGCGTTGACGGTGTTCCACGGTTTCACTCAGCTTGCTGAATTGGCTGTAGATAATGTGGTGGAAGTTTCCGGGGTACGGGATGGGCAGGATGTATTGCTTGCTACCAGCATGACGCTGAAACAGCTCCGTTATGAGCCGGGGACGGTGACAGAACTCAAAGGCTTGGTGCGTCAACTGGATGCGGTGAACAAGACCTTCCTGATTGGTGGCTTGTTGGTTGATTATTCGTCGGCAGTTTGGAAGGATTTTGGTGCGGCAACCTTGGCGAATGGTCAGTACGTCGAAGCTAAAACCCGGCAAGTTTTGCAAGGCAACCGGCTGTTGGCTTACGAAATTGAATTGGAAAATGAATACGACCACTACGATAACGGGGCGAAAGTTGAGCTGGAAGGGGTCGTGACCCGGTTTGTCTCCATCGCTGACTTTAGCGTAAACCGGCAGGCGGTGGTGACGACAGCAACGACTGAGTTTGAGGATGGCGCTGCCAGTGCGCTCAGGTTGAATGCCTTGGTGGAAGTCGAAGGGCAAATCAATGCGCAGGGCATATTGGTGGCGGATGAGGTATCCGTGAAGGATGCCGGTTTTTAAAAAAAATGCCCCGGTGTTGCAACCACCGAGGCATTCAACAACTTACCCATTAGGTAAGCACTTTGGTAAATGGCAACAGGAGAAAAACTCATGAAAGCCAGTATAAACATTCCCTTGGCCTTTGCGCTAGGGGTATTGCTCACAGCTTGTGGTGGTGGGGGGAGTACCTCTACGTCAAGTAGCGAGAGCAGTGATAATGACAACGGTGGTTCAACCACGACCACAACAACGACGGGTACGACGACAACAGGTAGTACCGCCCCCACGGTGAATGCACCTGATGGCGCTCGCTTGTTGGCGGCGCAATGCTTCCAGTGCCACGGCACGGGCGGCAGTTCCAGCAGTGGTATTGAGAGTATCGCGGGTGACAGCACCGGAGAGTTGGTCAGCGATATGCTGGAAATGAAATACAGCACCAACACGAATGACATCATGCATCGGCAGGCAATGGGCTATAGCGAAGACCAGATTCGCGCCCTTGCGACGTATATCGCGGCCTTGCCTAGAGGCGCTAATGGGGGGAATGACTAATGGCTAACTTGAATCGTCGTCAATTTTTGCAATCCTTGGGCTTGGCT from Thiothrix litoralis encodes the following:
- a CDS encoding c-type cytochrome, yielding MKASINIPLAFALGVLLTACGGGGSTSTSSSESSDNDNGGSTTTTTTTGTTTTGSTAPTVNAPDGARLLAAQCFQCHGTGGSSSSGIESIAGDSTGELVSDMLEMKYSTNTNDIMHRQAMGYSEDQIRALATYIAALPRGANGGND
- a CDS encoding DUF6502 family protein, translated to MKNMLNQAIRRILKSLVRILHRKGVAFGEFSQIVKQIYVEVSEEVLVVAGERPTTSRIAIVTGLTRKEVAQLRLGEVEKGHSPTGGYNRGARVMTGWLHDTEFLDASGKAVRLPLQGDTGSFAALVSRYSGDMPYRAMLQEMVRVGAVEVDEASASVQLLGSGYIPHGDESEKFSILGTDAAALIATIDHNLTTQERSQLYFQRKVSYDNLPEEALPAFKAMVEKDGLGLLIKFNEWLATQDRDSNPQAGGTGQMRAGVGIYYFEEPVAVQPEADKRIEDEN
- a CDS encoding DUF5666 domain-containing protein; amino-acid sequence: MKIRAMVVSMLLAVLLVACVGSNSLQLATGGIGGTGIASGPITGFGSIFVNGVEYEIDTATLTRNGHPATGQNEYRIGEYVVVKGTVNADGLTGTATEVAFSNELEGTVTAETTDGVSIGIMGQVIRTNALTVFHGFTQLAELAVDNVVEVSGVRDGQDVLLATSMTLKQLRYEPGTVTELKGLVRQLDAVNKTFLIGGLLVDYSSAVWKDFGAATLANGQYVEAKTRQVLQGNRLLAYEIELENEYDHYDNGAKVELEGVVTRFVSIADFSVNRQAVVTTATTEFEDGAASALRLNALVEVEGQINAQGILVADEVSVKDAGF